The Brassica napus cultivar Da-Ae chromosome C1, Da-Ae, whole genome shotgun sequence DNA segment aataataataatattacaacATCTCATATATGGTCTTCATCGCTTGTGTCCCAAGGCAACCACTGGGATACTCACTTTATGCCCTCGGCTTCCTTTCAATGTAACTTCTCCGAAGCTATAAACTCCGGTCACAGATCTCACTGTAAGAGTCACCGTGAAACTTCTCGAAGCTCCGGCTCTAAGTGTCATTGCAGGAGGACTCACTTCAATGGCGATGGATGGCTCCATTCTCGATGTGATTGTGTATGTTTCTTCCTCTTCTGCAACATTCGTCACTCTTCTTGTTACGGTTTGTGTTCCCACGAGATGAGAAATTGCTATGGACGGTGAGTTGAAGTTTGAAGGAAGTTTCATTTTGTAATTGCAGGGAGTGTTTGTGAAGTTCCTTATCTCGTGGGCATCGATACCAGGCGTGGTGCACAAGAAACCTAAGTAATCCTCATAACCTACAAAGAAACCCTAATCAAATATCTGAGAGTTTGATTAGGGTTATTTGAGTAAAGAGATACATTACCTGCATCAAAGATGAGGCCAGGGTCTAGAGCAGAGCTTGGACTGACATGACCACTTCCATAATCAAACGGAGTTGCTTTAACAAGCGTCACTGTCTCTGTTTCAGAGTATTGTTGAGCTTGGAGAGGCCTTCCTGCTCGGTCCATGACTGTTGAAGTTGTCATCAAAGCTGATTTGATAGCAGCTGGACTCCACTGAGGATGCTTCTGTTTCACCAGAGCAGCTATACCAGCAATGTGTGGTGCAGCCATGCTTGTGCCAGAGATTAATGCAAATCCTTCACCTGCATCAACTAAAACATTTAGTCTCCTGCTGTATAAGTATAATACTGACAGGATCTGAGGAAATGCTTACCGACATAGTTAGCCTCGTCAGTTCCATTTTCAGACCAAGCAGACCATATTAGAGAGCCTGGAGCAAGAATATCCGGTTTGAGAAGATCAGCATCCTGAAAGCTGAAGTCTTTAGTGTTGGGTCCTCTAGCTGAGAACAAAGCCACTTCAGGTGCGGATTTGTGGAGAATAGGTTCCAAACCATCTCCAATGCTTCCTTCAGCTTTAAAGTCCTTTACTCTTCCCATCCAATCTCTTGACGTTGTGACATTGTAGTAATCAATCAAGTcctaatgaagaaaataaaaacaataccaAGTTGAGGAAACTATAAGAGAGTGAATAACATTTTAGTATTACCATTGATTTAGGGACATCTGTAATGAGAATCCCTGGAATGCAAGAAGGGACAGGATCGAATTTTGTGCCTGGAGAAACGTTTTCTACAACAAGGACGAATCCAGCTGCGCCTAGATGCTTGGCAGTTTCAGCAACTTTCTTGATGGAAGCTGAGCCAGCAACAAAGTTGAAAGAGTATCCACAGAGCAGAATGTTCCCTTGGACCAACTTTTTGTTCAAGACTTCTGGCTTCTGGCAATCTGACGGATTGTATTTGTTACCAccagaagaatcaagaagaacaTCATTTGCTGATACCATCTTGTACGAACGGTGAGGTCTAGTAGAAGCTGCACAAACACAAACGAATTCATTAAGAAACTCAAAATAAAGACTCTGAACAAACCAAGTTCTCTTCCAAAATTGTGtgagtctatatatatatatatagaatgtTTGAAGAAATCGCTAAGCTGTAGTTAGGCGCTTTATATGGGATTATTGATTAAGCGGGCAGGTACACCGATTTTTTTGAATGTTTAGactgaattttctaaaaaatcgtTTCGTTTAGGTCTGATTTGTGGATTAGGCGGAAGcttagaccgatttttagaacactatTTAGATCAGAGGGACGAGAAGCTTACGGGATAATCCTATTCCAGCAAGCATTTTTCCATTTCCAAGGGTCAGATGGTTTTTGTATCTGCGATCATCAATGGCAGCAGCTACAGTGGTTATCCAAGGGCTGTATGAAACCAGAGTTTTGGGAAAGGGACCTCCGTTTCCAGCAGCTTGAGCAACAAACACACCAGCTTTCACAGCTCCAAGAAGTGTAGCATCGAACGGGTTTAAGAATGTTGTCTTTGTAGTAGCTGGAGGACTGTTTGGACCAACCGAGAGGCTCAGAATATCAACTCCATCATGAACAGCCTGGCTCACAAAAAGCATACTTACAATTTGATCCATCCAATTTAGAAATTGTGCTAAGTTATTTTCTTACCATGTCAATGGCAGCAACCACATCAGATACAAACCCTCCGAAAAGCCGATAGAGAGCTTTGTAAACAGCAATCCTGAAACAAAATAGCATTTAAACTTTTAAATACATTGCAAAGGGAATAATATGTTCAAAGCCATCAGTTTAAGGATTATCTATCTACCTAGCACGAGGAGCCATCCCGCTCGCTTTTCCAAACTCATAGCCGTGCATCCTCACCGGTATACCGTTATTCCCAGCTGCAATAGCTGCTGTGTGACTGAAAGAACAGAGAAAGCATTACTACACAAATTTAAATGTGCAGAGGGAAAAGCAGTTCTAAGAAGTGTGAAACAAATCTGTGTATGAACCAATGTTCTAAACATCGTCAAATCAGACCtaaacatctttttaaaaaaatcggtctaggcattcaaaaaatcaaaaaaattgctCTAGGCGCCCACCTAATCAATAATCCCATATAAAGCAATTTCTTGAACTTTGGTATGAACTAATCATATTGTGTaaactaattatattattttgaatacaCTAAGAAAAGCCTTTCACAAAACTCAAATCTTGTAACTCATAACTGAAGACGAACCTTCCATGTCCATCACCATCCATTGGTGAAGCAAAGTCAACATCCGGGTTAAACGCACCAGCTGCTTTTGCAGCTTCAGCAAAATGCTGCGCACCTATGATCTTCCCGTTGCAGAAGCTAAACTTAGTACGAGGATCATCTTCACATTTCCCTTTATAACTAGGATGAGGACCATACGGTACTGCCGTATGGTGAGATGCAAAGCTAGGATGATGAGGGAAAATCCCTGAGTCGACAAAGCCAATAACAATATCTTCTCCTGCTCTATCGTAACCGCCACCTGTTGGCCAAACATCAGTTGGTAATCCCAAAAACTGTGGCGTGTGTGTGGTGAGCTTCTTCACTTTCCAGTCTCTGCTCAGGTGTTTCACACCAGGAGTGCGACTAAGCACTTCTGCCTACTAATAGAGCGGAGAAGTGTAAGAGACAATGAAATAAACAATGATGTGGAGTTTGTAGAGATTATATTGAATCTTGATTTCACCTGAGCAGGGGAGAGATGAGCTGCAAAGCCGTTGATGAGGTGTTTATAGCTGTAAAGCTTTTTGTATGATCCTTCTTCAAAGAGCATTCCAAGAAGCATATCATGTTTCTTCTCAAGGTGACGAGCGTATGATGTCACCAGTTCACTGCCATACAAAAAGGTAACAGATTGTTAATCTAGCAAGCAACAGTAAAGAAGATGTCAATGATAGTCCTAATATACGGT contains these protein-coding regions:
- the LOC106450797 gene encoding subtilisin-like protease SBT2.6, producing MDHIRCKVVVFFALFVTISAEIYIVTMEGDPIISYKGGVNGFEATAVESDEKIDTSSELVTSYARHLEKKHDMLLGMLFEEGSYKKLYSYKHLINGFAAHLSPAQAEVLSRTPGVKHLSRDWKVKKLTTHTPQFLGLPTDVWPTGGGYDRAGEDIVIGFVDSGIFPHHPSFASHHTAVPYGPHPSYKGKCEDDPRTKFSFCNGKIIGAQHFAEAAKAAGAFNPDVDFASPMDGDGHGSHTAAIAAGNNGIPVRMHGYEFGKASGMAPRARIAVYKALYRLFGGFVSDVVAAIDMAVHDGVDILSLSVGPNSPPATTKTTFLNPFDATLLGAVKAGVFVAQAAGNGGPFPKTLVSYSPWITTVAAAIDDRRYKNHLTLGNGKMLAGIGLSPSTRPHRSYKMVSANDVLLDSSGGNKYNPSDCQKPEVLNKKLVQGNILLCGYSFNFVAGSASIKKVAETAKHLGAAGFVLVVENVSPGTKFDPVPSCIPGILITDVPKSMDLIDYYNVTTSRDWMGRVKDFKAEGSIGDGLEPILHKSAPEVALFSARGPNTKDFSFQDADLLKPDILAPGSLIWSAWSENGTDEANYVGEGFALISGTSMAAPHIAGIAALVKQKHPQWSPAAIKSALMTTSTVMDRAGRPLQAQQYSETETVTLVKATPFDYGSGHVSPSSALDPGLIFDAGYEDYLGFLCTTPGIDAHEIRNFTNTPCNYKMKLPSNFNSPSIAISHLVGTQTVTRRVTNVAEEEETYTITSRMEPSIAIEVSPPAMTLRAGASRSFTVTLTVRSVTGVYSFGEVTLKGSRGHKVSIPVVALGHKR